Genomic segment of Cronobacter dublinensis subsp. dublinensis LMG 23823:
ACTATGGCGTGGCTTATGGCTATCGCAAAGGCGTCGATATCGTCAAGGATATGGGCGGCGGCTTCCTGCAAAAACTGACCGAGGGGGCGTCCATTCTCGGCCTGTTTGTCATGGGGGCGCTCGTTAATAAGTGGACGCACGTGAATATCCCGCTGGTCGTATCGCGCATCACCGACCAGACGGGCGCCCAAAAAGTCACCACGGTACAAACCATTCTGGACCAGCTGATGCCGGGCCTGGTGCCGCTGCTGTTGACGTTCGCCTGTATGTGGTTACTGCGTAAAAAAGTGAATCCGCTGTGGATAATCGTCGGGTTCTTCGTGATTGGTATCGCCGGTTACGCGGTCGGCCTGCTCGGCCAGTAACGGCGCAGTGTGTTCGCCGGGGGCCTATGGCTCCCGGCTTTTTTATTTAAGGGAGACGGCATGACGCTGACGGACGGGGTTCTGGTCACTTTTATTATCGCGCTGCTGGGCTGGGCCATTTACGACCAGTGGGGCATGGAACGGCGTCACGGCAAGACGCTGCTGCGGGTGGCGCTGCTGCGACGCGGTCGCGTTGACGGTCTCATCTTCACCGGCCTGGTCGCCATCCTGCTCTGGCAGAACGTGACGACGCATGGCGCGCCGCTCACCACCTGGCTGCTGTGCGCGCTGGGACTGGTGGCAATTTATCTCTTCTGGATCCGCGAGCCGCAAATACGCTTTAAGCGCGAAGGCTTTTTCTTTGGCGCGGGCTGGGTGAAATATAATCATATTAAGACAATGAATTTATCGGAGGATGGCGTGCTGGTAGTCCAATTACCGAAGCTGCGTTTACTCGTGCGGGTAAAGAATATTGACGACCTGGAGAAGATTTACCAGTTTATGCTTAATAATCAATAAACTATAAATATAGCACAGGCTATTTTTACGCGTAAAAAATAACCGCACTTATAGCCCGTGCTATATTCCCCACGGTCTCCTTACTTTAATTCTTAACAAGTTCTTCACGTCCTGCCGTTAATCGAAAACCATTCTCATTTATAACTAAAAGCGTATTACCTGATTATTGTCTTTGCCGTCTGGAATATGGTAAGGTTGCGCCCGTCATTGGGGAGTAGCCAATTTTCGTACAGGAAATGTACGCGTCAACATACTCGTTGCAAAACGTGGCGCGTACGGACTGAAGCCCTTTCAGTCAGGCGAGACCATTGCACGCTGCTGCTGTTTACTGGGGGCGGTTGGCGTGTATATGGAGATCCCGGTCAGGACCTGTGTATGAATCTTTCCGCAACCCTGCTTCTCGCTTTCGGCATGTCAATGGACGCTTTCGCGGCTTCTATTGGCAAAGGCGCCACGCTGCATAAACCCAAATTTTCCGACGCCCTGCGCACGGGTCTGATCTTCGGCGTTATCGAAGCCATTACGCCGCTGGTCGGCTGGCTGCTGGGGCTGCTGGCTACGCAGTTTGTACTGACCTGGAACCACTGGATTGCGTTTGTGCTGCTGGTGTTCCTCGGCGGGCGAATGATCCTCGAAGGCGTGCGAGGCGGCGGCGATGACGAGCCGGAAAAAATCCGCCGCCACAGCTTCTGGCTACTGGTCACGACCGCGTTCGCCACCAGTCTTGATGCGATGGCGGTCGGCGTAGGCCTCGCCTTTCTTCAGGTGGATATCCTCAAAACCGCGCTCGCTATCGGCTGCGCGACGCTGATCATGTCCACGCTCGGCATGATGATTGGCCGCTTCATTGGCCCGCTGCTTGGCAAACGGGCGGAGATCCTGGGCGGCGTCGTGCTGATTGGCATTGGCTGCCAGATCCTCTGGAGCCATTTCGCGGGTTAAGCGTCGCGCCGCCACACGCGCAGGCAAAAATCGGTTTCGCAGGTAAATGATGTTTCTTCCCGCAGCGTCTGCCACACCTCGGGGCGCGCGCGCCAGGCAAACGGCGTCATCTGCAGTAGCGTCGTCGCCTCTTCGCCATTCAGGCACATTTCATAACCCAACGCCTCTTCGCCTGCGAGCGTAAAGCCCGGCAGCGCTTCCTGATTCGGCGCATGTAACCGCACCTCATCATAAATAAGCCCTTTCAGCTGAACTAAATGTCGCGGGCCTGGCGTGACGGTCAGTACCACCGCGCCGGGTTTCACCACACGCGCCAGCTCCTGGGCTTTGCAGGGCGCGTAAATACGCACCACCGCGTCGAAAAAGGCATCGGGGAACGGCAGACGATGGCTTGATGCCACACAGAAGGCGATGTCGTCATAACGCTTCGCGGCCGCGCGAATCGCGCTTCGCGACACATCAAGCCCCCAGCTGTGCCCGCTGCGGGCGGTGGTGAGCGCCGCAAACGCGTGGGTGTAGTACCCTTCTCCGCAGCCAATATCGAGTAGCGTCGCGCCGCGCTCAGGCAGGGTTATAGCCAGCATCCGGGCAGCGGCGTCACGCAGCGGCGCGTAGTGCCCGGCGTCGAGAAACGCGCGACGAGCCTGCATCATTTCACTGCTGTCGCCCGGATCGCGCGATCGTTTGTGCTGAACCGGCAGCAGATTAACGTACCCTTCCTTCGCGATATCAAACTGGTGATGACTGGCGCAGCGAAAGCTTTTGGCTTGCGCCTGCAGCGGCAAATGGCAAAGGGGGCAGAGAAAAGACATGACGACTCCGAAACAGCGCAAAGCGCGAAGTGTAGCGTGATTCGGCAGACGGGGAAACGCTGGCGCGCGTTATCGACGAAAAAGCCCCGCCAGAGGCGAGGCTTTAAAATAGCTGGCCGGTGAAACAAGGCACCGGGTCAGTTTAAGTGCGATTAGATAGCAACTACGTTAACAGCTGCCGGACCTTTCTGACCGTCCTGAATCTCGAACTCAACGTTCTGGCCTTCAGCCAGAGTTTTGAAGCCATTACCCTGGATGGCAGAGAAGTGTACAAACACATCTTTGCTGCCGTCAGCCGGAGTAATGAAACCAAAACCTTTAGATTCGTTGAACCACTTAACTTGACCTTTAATCTTTGCCATTTTGCAAATTCCTTCAATTGTTTTGTTCGCCCGCAGGCGCTGACTTAGATAAAACAGAGACATTACTGCTTGAGGCACTGAAATAAGGTTCGGCAGAGAAGCGGTATTCAACGACAACGTGTTTACTCAGGACTTCTTTACTGAAAATGCCACACATAAACAGAACTGTACCTCGTTTAACCCAAAACTTGTTATCACATACAACGTAAACAATGGCAAGCCATTTTTATACACTGCACGATCTGTCGCACAGATTCCTCAACAAATCGCTATGTGCCTGACAATAAAGCACAGAAGAGGCAAACAAAGCCCTGCAAAAGGGGTTTCGTCGCCCGGGTCCGGCATCATGCCTGAATGCACTTTTTAAACTTAGCTCAATAACTTCATTTCGTCCAGGCAACACGAAAGCGCGCAAGTTGTCATTACCGCCCTGTTATTATTTTTGCAAAAGCTTATTCATTAATGTCGTTAAACTCCATTTTAATGAGGCTTTATTACAGCCTGAGGGCAGTAAACAATGTACAAATCAAAAA
This window contains:
- the mntP gene encoding manganese efflux pump MntP, whose amino-acid sequence is MNLSATLLLAFGMSMDAFAASIGKGATLHKPKFSDALRTGLIFGVIEAITPLVGWLLGLLATQFVLTWNHWIAFVLLVFLGGRMILEGVRGGGDDEPEKIRRHSFWLLVTTAFATSLDAMAVGVGLAFLQVDILKTALAIGCATLIMSTLGMMIGRFIGPLLGKRAEILGGVVLIGIGCQILWSHFAG
- the cspE gene encoding transcription antiterminator/RNA stability regulator CspE, with translation MAKIKGQVKWFNESKGFGFITPADGSKDVFVHFSAIQGNGFKTLAEGQNVEFEIQDGQKGPAAVNVVAI
- a CDS encoding DUF986 family protein, whose amino-acid sequence is MTLTDGVLVTFIIALLGWAIYDQWGMERRHGKTLLRVALLRRGRVDGLIFTGLVAILLWQNVTTHGAPLTTWLLCALGLVAIYLFWIREPQIRFKREGFFFGAGWVKYNHIKTMNLSEDGVLVVQLPKLRLLVRVKNIDDLEKIYQFMLNNQ
- the rlmA gene encoding 23S rRNA (guanine(745)-N(1))-methyltransferase, whose translation is MSFLCPLCHLPLQAQAKSFRCASHHQFDIAKEGYVNLLPVQHKRSRDPGDSSEMMQARRAFLDAGHYAPLRDAAARMLAITLPERGATLLDIGCGEGYYTHAFAALTTARSGHSWGLDVSRSAIRAAAKRYDDIAFCVASSHRLPFPDAFFDAVVRIYAPCKAQELARVVKPGAVVLTVTPGPRHLVQLKGLIYDEVRLHAPNQEALPGFTLAGEEALGYEMCLNGEEATTLLQMTPFAWRARPEVWQTLREETSFTCETDFCLRVWRRDA